One window of the Cryptomeria japonica chromosome 7, Sugi_1.0, whole genome shotgun sequence genome contains the following:
- the LOC131041505 gene encoding protein neprosin-like: protein MEAGWMVYPSRYGSPRVTFYVAHRVFRKGEEKDCIDLSCKDFIQEGKEYYPGMPIPGISAYDGTQMDSTISIRRETRGNNANNLVWAVYLQDKLVGHWPAILFHDLTFYGNLAQIGGQVVIRSGKRGTPFPKTEMGSGDFARKGFKKAAFVRNIRLFTNNGALITDRKTNYFLSKRHCYGIKGYVKQDDYWGHHIYYGGPGGNAGYCTY from the exons ATGGAAGCTGGATGGATG GTTTACCCCAGTCGCTATGGTAGTCCACGCGTTACATTTTATGTTGCCCATAGGGTTTTCCGTAAG GGCGAGGAAAAAGACTGCATCGACCTATCTTGTAAAGATTTTATTCAAGAAGGAAAAGAATACTATCCAGGAATGCCAATTCCTGGTATTTCTGCATATGATGGTACACAGATGGACAGCACCATAAGCATAAGAAGA GAAACCAGGGGTAATAATGCAAACAATCTAGTGTGGGCAGTATATTTACAAGACAAGTTAGTGGGTCATTGGCCTGCAATTCTTTTTCACGACTTGACATTTTATGGGAATTTGGCCCAAATTGGAGGACAAGTAGTGATAAGATCTGGCAAGCGAGGAACTCCGTTTCCCAAGACGGAAATGGGTAGTGGAGACTTCGCTAGAAAAGGTTTTAAGAAAGCAGCTTTTGTCAGGAACATACGATTGTTTACTAATAATGGTGCTCTTATAACTGATAGAAAAACGAATTACTTCCTAAGTAAAAGACATtgttatggtataaaaggatatGTGAAACAAGATGACTATTGGGGGCATCATATATATTATGGAGGTCCTGGAGGTAATGCTGGTTATTGTACGTATTGA